The Dietzia sp. ANT_WB102 region GCCAGCACCTTACGAGGTATGCGGTGCCATCCGGGACAAGTACAACGAGCTCGGCGGACCGAACAGCTTCCTTCTGTTCCCGAAGACCAACGAGCTGACCAACCCCGACGGCATCGGCAAGCGCACCGAATTCTTGAACGGCCCTATCTACTGGTCCCCCCAGGGCGGCGCCCACCCGGTCGTGAATCACTTCCTCGCTGCCTGGGCCCGCCACGGCTACGAGAACAGCTACATCGGTTACCCAACCACCGACGAGATCACCAACCCAGACGGTATCGGCCGCCGACAGCACTTCACCGGCTCCACCATCTACTGGAAGCTCAACGAGGCATACAGCATCGGAGGAGCAATAGCCGACAAGTGGCACGAACTCGGCGCAGAGCAAGGCATGCTCGGGTATCCCATCAGCGACGAGAGAGTTCTTCCCGATGGCGTTGGGCGCATGAACCGCTTCGAGAATGGTGTGATCTACTGGCACCCCAGTACGGGAGCGAAATATCTTGGCGGAACTATCCTAGACAGATGGTCAAATTCGGGTTATGAACTCGGGGAATACGGGTACCCGGTTTCAGATCCGACTGGCCAGGATGGAATCTGGTACGTTCAGCAGTTCCAATCTGGCCAGCTTAGTGGAACGAGAATGCATGAAGATCCACTCGTTCTCCAGTATAGCGATGGTCAAGTAGTCGCCTGGAACTATGAGTCGACAGTTCTCCCTTGCCTAGAGTGGGCGTATCCAGCCGAACGGAACATTGCGGCATTTCCGACTCGAGATTCGAAAACGGGAAGCAATCTGGTCACTTTGTCTTGTGCGGTTTTTAGGGAGCACATTGTCGACATGCCGGATTTGGAAGACGGACACTTCTACGAATTCCCTGAGGCCCAGGACTGGCTCGATTTCATGTCATGCGTGTATCACACCCTAAATGCCGAGGATACCCCACTTGGATTTGCCGACTATCCAAACTGGGGACGCCAACGCGGAAACAATTACAAGGATGTAGGCAGCGTCGTTATCGTCTCCCCGGACGATACTATCGTTACAGCATGGGCCGGTGGTCCGCCTAAGAGTGGGGACTGGAGCGACTGCCGCTATAGGCTTGCCTAGCGAAAGAGGAATGAGTGAAGCCGTATGTCAAGCTGATGCCAGAATTTGGCCACCCTTCTTCAATATGGACGAATATCACCAATAGGCCGCCAGGTCAGGGCGGGCCTCCGTGGGTAGAACTTGACGAGTTTCCCGTCTCTGCCGAGCTCGCGGAGGGATTGACTATATGGACTCGCGAATTTCACGAGCACTGCTCGGGCGAGTTTAGGGCGGATCTTGGCAGGGTTACTTGGCGGGATGATGGATTCGACGTAGATCAGTGGAATTTGCGAGGGATCGAATTGGCTCGATCAATATCCGCTGAAATTCCTGAGGCCGAGGTTGTATACTCCGGCGGAAGATATTTAGATAGAAGTGAGCCGTCCAGGGTTAAGAGAATTACGTTCAAGGGCGGCGTCGAGGTCTTTGCTGATTAAAGCGTGAATCGTCCTGTTTGACGGCGCAACTTTGCAAGCTGATGCAAAATAATCGCGCTTCGTGAGTTTTCCATCGACGCTATCCGGCCCTTTCCTAGGT contains the following coding sequences:
- a CDS encoding LGFP repeat-containing protein; this translates as MTPRTGYRQFSRSAASTVAFMVATGLALTTPPTVFAQQSPQTSQPVRVAETVAPAERSDTTLRAAPMPADAMPLDEPPARASAMARQAPGTALSQEQWDRRPVAQRGQTPQLEQEWRATGNPNRQIVPGEMRSDRDEIPAGFTKEEADKAETMEAALNSQDGANQALAAPGCQVYWPAPYEVCGAIRDKYNELGGPNSFLLFPKTNELTNPDGIGKRTEFLNGPIYWSPQGGAHPVVNHFLAAWARHGYENSYIGYPTTDEITNPDGIGRRQHFTGSTIYWKLNEAYSIGGAIADKWHELGAEQGMLGYPISDERVLPDGVGRMNRFENGVIYWHPSTGAKYLGGTILDRWSNSGYELGEYGYPVSDPTGQDGIWYVQQFQSGQLSGTRMHEDPLVLQYSDGQVVAWNYESTVLPCLEWAYPAERNIAAFPTRDSKTGSNLVTLSCAVFREHIVDMPDLEDGHFYEFPEAQDWLDFMSCVYHTLNAEDTPLGFADYPNWGRQRGNNYKDVGSVVIVSPDDTIVTAWAGGPPKSGDWSDCRYRLA